Below is a genomic region from Fischerella sp. PCC 9605.
TAAGCGCGAAGTGGGAACTGCACTTTTCTGATACAGTCCCGCGGATTGCTATTTGGGTAAGCAAGCAAGAACATTGTCTGTTGGACTTAATTTGGCGACACCGTGCTAAAGAATTTGCTGCTGAAATTCCCCTGATGATCGGCAATCATCCTCATCTCAAGGAAGTGGCAGAGCAATTTGATATCGATTATCACCACATTCCCATCAATAAAGATAATAAACCGGAACAGGAAGCTAAACAACTAGAATTACTGCGGCAGTACAACATTGATTTGGTTGTATTGGCAAAATATATGCAAATTCTTAGTACTGATTTTATTGCTAAATTTCCGCAGGTTATCAATATCCATCACTCCTTTTTACCAGCTTTTGTCGGTGCAAATCCATATCATCAAGCTTTTGAACGCGGTGTGAAGATTATTGGTGCAACAGCACATTATGCAAATTCTGATCTAGATGCGGGACCAATTATTGAACAAGATGTGGTGCGGGTAAGCCACCGTGATAAAGTGGAAGATTTGATTAGAAAAGGTAAGGATTTAGAGAGAGTTGTATTAGCTAGGGCAGTACGTTTACATTTGCAGAATCGCGTCTTGGTCTATGGAAATCGTACGGTAGTATTTGAGTAAATTATCTCTAAAAACGTGATTGTCTACGATATCCAAGGTTTAGTCAAAACCTATCCGGGACAAACCGAACCTGCCAACAAAAACATCACACTGCAAATTTATCAAGGAGAAATCTTTGGTATTTTGGGCGATAACGGGGCAGGAAAAAGTACACTCGTACGCCAGATGGTAAACTTACTCACCAGTGATTCCGGTGCGATCGCTCTATTTGGAAAGAGTATAGTTACAGATCCCCATCTGGTACAAATGAACATCGGCTATATGCCCCAAGAAAGCGGGTCACTAAATAATCTGACGGTGGGTGAAGCCCTATATTTTACAGCTCACTTGCGAGGGATGAGCCGCATCGATGCCCGTAAGGAATGTAATGCATTACTTGATTTATGGCAAATCCGCGAACTGTGTCACCAACCAAGTTCCCGACTCTCTGGTGGGCAAAGGCGATTGCTACGACTAGCTGTGGCAATGGCAGGTTCTCCACCCGTGTTAATTTTAGATGAACCTACCAATGACCTCGATCCGCAGCGTCGCAAACTAGTTTGGGATATTTTGCGCCACATCAATCAAGAACAAGGCACTACTATTATCCTGATTACCCATGATGCGATCGAGGCAGAAAAGGCAATTCAACGAGTAGGTATCATGCGTGCTGGTGAATTGGTCGCAGTTGGTCGCCCCAGTGAACTCAAGCAGCAAGTTGACAGAATGTTGCGCCTAGAACTTTTCTTTTCACCCAAAATACCGCCAAGCTTACCACCCGGTCTTGCGACAATTCCTCTGGAACCTGGTCACTGGCGGGTGTTGTTGGAATGGAATCAAGTTACCCCAACTCTCAATTACCTTAATTTGGATATGGTGGATGACTTTCGCCTCCACTCAGCAACCTTGGAAGATTTATATCTGCATTATGCTACCAAAGCGTAACCCACCCTCTGTGCTAGTGCAACTGCTGGATTTGTTCTTGATGGAACTGACTAACTGGCGTTGGTCATGGCGGATACTTGCTCTCAACAGTGCGATCGCTCCGATGTTGGGTATCATTGCTCTTGGTAGTTTTGCCCAAGGTTCACAGCAGCCAAACCTGGCATACATCCTCACGGGTAATCTAGTGATGGCGCTAATGTTTGGCAATCTAAACAACATCGCATCTCGCTTTTCCTATATGCGGTTTGCTGGAACTTTAGAATACTACGCCACCTTACCTATTTCCCGCACAGCCTTAATTATTGCCTCCGTCTTGGCATTTTTTCTGCTTTCACTACCATCGCTATTGGTGAACATTATCTTTGGTATTTTCTTTCTCAAAATCCCCTTAATACTGAACCCACTCATTCTGTTAATTATTCCCTTATGTGTACTGCCGTTGGCAGGACTAGGTGCACTTATCGGCGCAAATGCCCGCACACCACAAGAAAGTGACTCTCTCAGCTTGCTTGTGACTATGGGTATGCTTTTTATCGGTTCAGTACTCATCCCAGAAAATCGTTTACCAAATTTTCTATTGGGTTTAGGAAAGTTAAGTCCCGCTACCTACGCTGCATCTGCCCTCCGACAAACTTTAATAGGGCCCGTAACTGGGCAAGTGGTAATTGATGTAGCTGGCTTGCTAGGGTTTACTTTGTTAGTCTTCTGGTTGGTAGGACGCAGGCTGGATTGGCGACAAAGGTAGCGGGCAAAAACTACACAATCCCACGAAAGCACACTCATACCAAGTTACGTTCAGACATAGCAATAGCAATTCGTGCCCTCTCCCCTTCCCCTGTTCCAAATTGGGAGAGGGGTGCCGACAGGCGGGGTGAGGGAAGTATTATCTTTGAGTGCAACTTAGTATCAAATCATCACTCCACCTTAACAAGGGTAGCTCATCTAGAACACCGATTCAGTAATCTTCAAATGAAAAGAAGGACAAGGGAGAGTTGGGGTGATGGGGGGCAATGGGGTGATGGGGAGAGTCTAGTTTTATATTCTCCCCACCTCCCTATCTCCCACTCTCCCACTCTCCCACTTTCCCACTCTCCCACTCTCCCACTCTCCCACTCACCCATAAAGACAATATCTGAATACTGAATCGACGTTCTAGAACATCTCGCGTCCATCCCCGAGAAGGTTTGAATGACAATCAATTCCTTGTTTGACACAGGAATCAGTCCAAGTTTCCTTGATTTCTGGATCCCAACCGTCAAACCAGTCTGCGTGCATTGAATAGCCACCCGGTTGATCGGTGCCGTAAGTGTCAGAAGAAAGTCTCCATCCGGAGGTGTCACCATCTGGTGGAACAGAATACAGAATATTCATCGTAATGGTAGGTATTGCAACTGGATGCGTCGATGGGCAGGCGTTATCCACAGGATAGACGACATGACTTTTATGGTCAGCTGAATCAAGATTTTTACCATCCCAACACTGTGGAAAATCAATACCCATCTTTACAAAGTCACCTACCTGACATTTCGAGTCCGGAATTGAGTCGAGATTGCCAATATATTGATTCCAACAGCCCCAGTGTACATGTTCTGTGTTTTGAGGCCCTGTTGCTTTGGCATTTCCCGCAATCATTCGCAGTCCATCGGGAATTTTATTAATTTGAGAGGCTGAAACCCCAAAGTAACCTGACTTGTAGTAAAAGTGGCTTTGAGCAGGTTGTATCGGTTCACCTTGCTTATCAAGCACTGCTGGCACCCAGTAAGCGCTGCGATTAGCAATACCTCCGAAGCATGTGGAGTTACCACTGCTTCTCAAGCTCTCATAGGTAGAAGAAGCATCAGCTAGGGTATTTCCAAAATAGACGTGCAAGTGCGATTTTCCAGGTTGATTAGGAAACAGAATTGCATCGTCGTTGTTCATGTGAGAGGGGTCGCACACAGTACGAAATGCACCAACACCATCACCAGGTGTCGCGGTTTGTGCATCAGTTGGTCGCACATTGAATTCGCCCGATCCAGAAGCGGCCACTAATTTACTTGATTCAAAAAAGCCCAATAGGAGTATCAGAATCAAGCTCAGCGCAAATTGGTAGAAGAACTTCCATGATTTTTTTGCAACGCTCACCTTCAGATTTGTGCCTAAAGTATTCGCCATAAGTTGTCCCTTGGAGTAACGTCAGTTGGTAGATACCCCTGGGCTTACATAGCTGGCGGATTTAGCTGAAGGAAAATTCAGCATTTGGAAGGGTGTAGGTAAAAGCTAACTCTTATTCGTTCACACCCTTACACGTTTCAAAACTGACATCTTGCACCCTACTCTGCGAGAAGCCGCTGCGCGTCTACGGGTTCGCCAGTCGCTCATGGGGGGAACCCCCTTTCTGCGCGCTGGCTCACCATTCTCAAGAAGAGCTAGAGGCTCTTAATTCTCGTTACCAGATTGAACCTAATAACGAGGGTGGTAGGCTGCTGCCTCTGGGCTGTTGCATAGGCATGCAAGATATGGGAAAAAGAAAGCAAAAGTATGTAAATTAAGTTTTTTGAGATAGTTGCAGACAAAATTTTCTGTTTCCAACCTAGTGGTTCTATCGCATTAGTTTTGATAAGTTGTGAAAGTTCGTAGTTAGGGCTTTAGCCCTTGAAATTGAGCGATAAATCGCTCACTACAAACCTCTAATTAATTCATGCGATTACTCACTAGTAACCAATACCTGTCCCTTTTGAGTGCAATACAGCCGCAACCCCACCCTAATGAAAGACTTAAAAGCTTTCATGCTTGCGTGCGAGATGGAGTCAAGGTGTAATGTATCCTCAACGAGAATTGCTATAGATATCAGACCATCACGAAATCACTAGCAATGGTTTCAAGCCATCTGTTCGGTGTAGGCTCAAGACACTTTTTGGTAGAAGCAAACCTGAAGAGAAATGAGTAGAGGTAGTGAGAGCCTGTAGGACAGAAGCTTTTATCGGAGGTCTGTTGATTTGGGTTGGCTTTGGCGGTTAGATTCAGACCAGTGGCTTCACAAGCAAGTAGATATCTCAATGACGTCTCTGCCTTTTGGTATTTCTTGTTTTAGGGGTTCTTTCTCTGTAAAAACTGAACTTTTAGAACTAGTACTCATCAAGCCCTCGATCCATGAGATTTACGAACACGTTCCACAAGACAACCCACACTCTCCCACAGAATGTGAGTTTCGGTCGAGGTAGAACGCACAATTGCAGGGGTATGTTTGTAGTTGGTTAGAATTACCCCTACATTGGAAGCGGTTTGCTACTTTGCTTTCTTGATAATTAAGCAAGTGTAAACAAGTATCTCCACAAAAAATTAGATACTCGCGAAATCTAGGGATTCGCTTGCAAACCTGTATACGTGCACACCGTCACGTAATTTGCTTTTAACGAGTATATCAGCCTGATGAATTTTTTGTATACACAAAAAATAAAAAAGTCCTTTTGATTTCAAGGAAAGTTAAAGTATTACTTTAAATACGTATATGCAAATATATATGAATTCAAGCATTAAAAGCCGTTAATTCTAGAAAATCAATGCTAATTAGCATGTCACAATACGTTTAATATTACACGCAGAGAATTATTTAATACTTTAAATTAAATAAAAAATACCCAATATTGCTGAGGTAAATTATTTTCTAGAATTGCACAAGATTGAATCAACAATGGCAAGCAAGGAAAATATGATTTTTTTGAGTATCTTTATTAACTAACATTTACTTAAAATCTACATGGTTCGCTTAAGTGAGGAATTAATGGCATTTTTATTTATAAAACTATGATTTATCTAATATTGCCGAGTATTCACATCATTGTTGTCTATGCCAAAAGGAATATTTAAACCTTTAAATGTATTTTTATTTACTAAAAATTTTTATTTGACTGAAAAATAAATTTGACTTTCTAAAAAATTGGTCTAAAATGACTGAAGTCAGTATTGGATGTAATGTTTGAGCTGAGTCTTATTAAATTCAGGTTTAAAAATTTGACAAGGTCTTACTAGAAAAATTCCTGTTATGACTAAAACACCATGTAAATAAGTAAAGGTAAGGACTGAAAAACGTAAGGATGCTTTAGATACTCTCATAGCGTGAGATATGAACATCTCTATCTAATCTTTAGAACCTTGAAATACCGAACGCGTGCAAGTCAGGCTTTCTGATTGACACAAAGCTTATAACTGGAGGGTAGCAAAATGCTTCAGACAAATGGGTTTTTGTCTTTACTGCATCGTTATCAATTGTTACCGCAGATATGGTGTGCCAAAGTTATAGACGAAGCGATCGCGCAATTTTCGACGTTGCTGAACTTGGTCATGAATTATGTTTGTAAAAATTTTTGTAGTTAGACCCAAATCTTTGTAGAAACGTAGCATTGCTACGTCTCTACACACCCGTGAATTGTAAATTCATATTTTGATTCAGCAAAGCCCAATTTTCTTATCTAGAAGCAGAGAAACAAACAGCTTTCGCCCACTTTTGACAACACCGCCGACTAACCTCCACAGAGTTACAAAGGACATGGTTGCAGCAGCACCAACTACTTGAGATAAAACAGCATTCCAATTCCAGCGATCGCCATTATTACACCCGCGATCGCTCTCCAGGTAACTTTCTCTCCTAACCAAATCGCGATCGGAATAATAAACACTGGACTAGTCTGCAACAGGGTAGAAGCAACTCCCGCAGTTGTCAATTTCAGTGCCACCTGCTGCAACCAAATTCCTAAATAAGTTCCGCAAAAAGCTGCAAAGAAAATTGCTAGTATGACTCGCGAAGATTGCCAGTACCCTGTAGCCCTATCTCTTTGCTCCTTTCCCAACTTTTGCAAGAAGTCTAAGGATACCCATATTATCAGAATCAGCACGCCTGCACTCAACCGCAACAAAGCTGCTCACAAAGGGCTGATACTGGTATGAGTGAATGCCGCACGAGAAAAAACAGCCCCTGCGGCATTTGCCATTGCTGCTAACACTCCCAAGCCGATTCCCTGCCATAGGTGCGTTGTAAAATTATTGTTTGTATCAGGAGTACGTTCTGTCACCACCCAAGCGACGCCCAAAATTGTCAGCAAAATTCCGCACCAAGCACTGACATTTAGACGTTCTTGAAGAAAAATCACTGCTGCTATAGCTGTCATAGGCGGGGCAAGGGTTCCCATGAGCAAGGCACGACGCGGCCCCAAAGTATTGATGCTGGCAAAGAAGACTGTATCTCCCAAACCAATACCCACCACACCGCTGAGGAGGATTAAAGACAGCGGAACAGGGGCAATGCTGGGAAATAATTCGCCACTGATGAAGATGGTAAGAAGGAGGAAGGCGATCGCGACTATGCCTTTAATCAAGTTTAGTTGCAACGGTGGGATGCGCTCTCCTAAACGCCCATACACCACAGATGCTATAGCCCACAAACAGGCGGCAGACAATGCTGCTATTTCACCTTCAAAACCTGTTAATGGCAATATTAACAAAATATTAAAAATAATATTTACCCCTTTTCAAACCCTAAAAACTTTTCATATTTTTAAGATATATACCTTTATAAACTTTAGCACTCAATGCAAATCACTGCTAATTTTTGAGGAATAAGCTTTAGCACTCAAACTAATCGAGTGCTAATAAATTTCATCAGATTTAATCCCTATGACATAGATATCAATAACACTTTTTTCAGATGACTTTTCAGTAAAGTTGTACCATCATTTAACAAAGCCAAAATAGCATACAACTTATTAATAAGTGGGATGACTGAAATGAAATACACTTTTGATATTGTTGGGGTATCTCAAATTTTACATTTTCTCAACCACCAACAGCAGACTTTGCAAAAACCACAGCACCAGGGAGTGGAGTATGTGACAACACATACGTGTACACTGGATGCTTTCATCGAGTCTGTGGAACCAGTGCCGCCGAAATGGGGTTGGGATCAAGATGAAGTTGTAGGTACAGTCATTGATTTTTGGATGAAAAACTCCGAGAGTATTCGTTATTGGAAAGCACGTCTAAAGGATGCTGGCAAAGATAATTTAATAGTAGCAAGAGTAGCAGATATTAAAGCTTTACAAGCAGAGCTAGAATATCTTTTAGATGATAATTTGTAACTTGATTATTAATTTTTTTCATTAGCTGTTTATTTTTCGCCACCAACCAACAATTATGTCTAAATCACTATTTAACTTTGGGGCAAATATCGACTAGCTAAAACTGTACGTCTAACTGTGGACAATGGCAATTAACTTTTGCCATGAGTCATATCATGTTCGTTAAAGACCTATAAAAACTGTAGGGGCGGGTTTAGCAGATAAAATGTCAGTTCAATTTATATATCGTTCACAAAACCCGTGCCTGCGATAATCTGTTTAATTTAATGGACATGATATAAATATAATTTACTTATCAAATCATAATCGAAAGAAAAGAACAGACTTTTTTGCGGTAACAAAACTTACATGTATTTAAATAAACAACAATATCTGAAAATTTACGTTAAAATATTTATTGAGAAATGATATTTATACTAAGGATTTCAAGTGATAATTACAGTTAAGTACTAGATTAGTATATAAAAAAAAATACTTTATATGTGAAATTTTACTTAGTTACAAATTCTGTAGCGTCAGGTTATTTGACGTTCGATTCCTGAACAATAGTGATTGTTGTCTAGTTGAGAAACTAGTTTATGACTCAGAATGAGAATAATGCTCAGTCGAAAGTCAATCAATCTTCTCTATATTCAGTTACAAGATACTGGGGTAAAGTTGAAGTGATAGAGAAGGGAAGTAACTATAGTATTAATCGTATTGAAATCAAACCTAAGCATGGTATTAAACCACAAATCCATTATCACCGTAGTGAACACTGGGTTATAGTTTCTGGTACAGCAAAAGTTATCTGTGGTAATAGTGAAATATTACTGACTCGAAATGAATCAACTTTTGTTCCTCCCGCAACGCTTCATAGGGTAGAAAATCCAGGTTTTATTCCGTTGATTATCTTGGAAATTCAAAATGGTGAGTACTTGGGTGAAGACGATACGGAGCGTCCATTGGACTTGACTTTGGTCTAGCCTGTAGCACACAGTCAATTCCTACATTACTGCTTGGCGTCACTGGGCGAAAACTTTGGATACTTTGCTCAGCATGTAGTCGCCATATCTTCCGCGAAAGTGATGAACGCTAGGATGGGGCTAGTGTTCATCACTTTCGCCATTCATTACCACTCCATCTAGTTCTATTGGCTTCACTTCGGCGTTGAAGTTGGGGTCGAAGAAGGACGGAAACGAAAGGCGATCGCGTTCCGACCTAAACACGATAAGGTTACGAATGTGATAGAAGCCACTTTCCCTGCGTCTGTGAGTAGAGTGTAATACTCACAGTTGTTCAAGAATTAGGCAACAATTGGCTACAACAAGCACTGATTAAACCACAACTGCTCAACAGCCTTCCAACTTTTTGGGCTGCGATCGCTTACCATAGAGCATTAAGCAGATTGACATATTACAAGTTCTCCCTTGCTACAATCATGATAATTTCCGATAGCCTTAACTACCCTGAAGAAGATGAAGCTAAGAGTAATTCTAGAACCTAGTGATAAAGGTGGCTACACTATCTATGTTCCCTCGTTACCTGGTTGTATCAGCGAGGGTGAAGATATTGACGAAGCATTAGCAAATATTCAAGAAGCCATAGAACTTTACCTTGAACCCGTAGAACACGAAGTCTCCTCTAAGGAAGGCATTATTGTCCGAGAGTTAGTTCTATGAGTAAGTACTAAAAGTTCTGGATTATCTATTGGTATTTGATCCTTATTTCTTCCCTGCTACAGCTAGTTGACCCTAATTCAAGCAATTGCGATCGCCCCACAAATATCCTTGAAGCACTAACCACACCGATAACTTAGCAGTCTAAGGGTGCGCTGGAGCGGCTGCAACTAAATCTTATGCAACACACCAAGATCTTTCGTCAATCCGCTCCAAGCAAATTGTTTAGGCGTCATGTAGATTACACTACAGAACTCGAAGATGCATTACGCTACTTATACGTAACTTTATCGCAATAACAACTTTCGACCCAAACGCAGAATTCTGCGAACTCTCGTAGAGTAGAATTCCTTAGCAAATTAGGAGATGAGTCGATTGGAAATTCGCAAAGATGACCTGACAGGTAAAAAGATCGCTGACTTTCTCCGGGAACATCTCGAAGAAATGTATGAGATTACACCACCTGAAAGCGTTCATGCTCTTGATTTAGAGGCATTGCGCTCACCCGATATTACTTTCTGGTCGGCTTGGGAGGGCTCGGAATTACTCGGATGCGGGGCACTAAAAGAACTAGATTCAAGAAGTGGTGAAGTCAAATCAATGCGTACTGCCAAGGCTCACCGCCGTAGGGGTGTCGCCTCGAAGATTCTTGAACATATCATAACACAAGCCGAACGGCGTGCTTACGATTGCCTGAATCTGGAAACAGGGGCTCTGCCTGAGTTCGCTCCGGCACGAGCCTTGTACATACGGTATGGGTTCGAGTACCGAGGCCCCTTCGCCGAATACATTGATGACCCGAATAGCGTGTTTATGATGAAAAAGCTCTAGGTTTTGCTTCTCGAAATTGGTGTATCTCTTGAAAATCTGGCAATGACGAAATTCCCTACATATCATGGCGATATCCAGAATTTTGTCAATAATATCCGAATCAGGAAATTATTACGATGCATATTCTTTCTTCCCTCTCCCTTATTAGGCAATATTATTTGTTGTGGCATCCCAATAGCTAAAATTTGTTTCAATTTGACTCCAAGCCAGTTCAATAATGCCTGGTTTTGAAGAACCATTATCAATACCCCAAGGATTAAAGAGTGTAAAAGTTTGGGTAGAAGAATTGTAATCTAGCAATACATAAGCATGATTGGCGATGATATTGTAGTCAATCACATTTGATTTTGTACTTAGACCAATCATTTGACCAGAATAAAAAGCATTAACTATTGAGTTAAAATTGAGCAGGTTGGCAAGGGAAGTGTTGAGTCCTGTAATGTGTGTGAGTGCATCACTGACATACCCACCATTATTAATACCGTTGTAGGAATTGGTATTATTTTGATAAATCCATCCAGATTGATTGAGTTGAGCGTAAGCTTTTTCAGCCAAAGCGACCCATAACTCATTTGTAAAATCATTATGATAACGACTTTTGTTGGCGTAAACTAAATACCCCTCTTGATTGGTTGGTAAATACCTATCTACTGTCAGATAATCAGCAATCCCATTTTTGTAGAAGCGCACTGTAAAAGTGTTATCGCCATTGTCAATGAACATACTTTCAATTGTGCTGAATGAACGCAAAGCTACCGCTGCTAAACCTGCCAGATAAAAGCAGTCATTAAGATTACCTTGTTTCACATCTTGGTAACTAATACCGTTTTGGAAGAGAGAACCGCTAGCGTATTGATATGTGTAGGGGGTTGTTGGGCGATCGCTACCCAAAAACCATTTGCTAATTAGGTTCTCTATCTGAATATCACTGCTACCTGCATACAAATTGCCCAGTGTGTTACCCTGATAAATCTGATTGGCAGGATCGTCTTTGACAACCTTATGAAACAAAACGCGCACATATTCTGGCATTCCTAAGAAAGAGGCGTTACTAACTAATGTGCCCAGATCTGTCAGTTCGCTACCATCAACTATACTATTGTCTTTTGCTTCTCGCAGGATAGCGATCGCATCATTGCGATCGAGGATATTATCTGCAAAGCGCCACCTTGCTGCCTCACGTATACCTGCATCTTGAATGTTCCGATCGAACCAATCTTGAATTGGAGGGAGCACAACATTAAAACTAGTGTGTATACTGTCAGTGCTAGCACCAGATTTGTCATAAGCTTTTGCTGACAATAGATAGTTACCAATACCTAGATCGGGCAAGCTGTAGTCAAAACTGGCATAGCGGTTATCACTGCCATTGACATTGAAATTAACTGCATCGCTAATGTCTTGCCAGTCGCCACCATCTTTTTGCAACCAAAAATCTACTCGTGCTAAGTCAGCTGTACCATTGCCATCAAATACGCTGGTATTGCTGAGGCTGACAGTTTCACCGGGTTGATAGCTGGTTTGACTAGTGCCTAATTGTAATGACTGGGGTGCTTCATTGCCAGAAATCTTTAAGTTGTAGTAGGTATTTTTCTTGCGATCGGCTCGGTAAACTCGAATGTAGTAAGTGCCTTGATCCAATGTCGTGCTGATTGACTCAGCCCGCTTGCGACGGGCATAAGAACCTGCAATTACTGAACCATTACTATTAAGTAACTGTAAATCGGCATTTGCCGAAAGACCATCTACGACTAAATTTAAGCTACTACGACCACTGAGGTTAACACTGTAGTAATCGTATTTATCACCCCGACCTACCCAGTCTCTGAAAGTTTGGGTAATATAATTAACATTTAAATTTCTAGAAATATGTAAACTGTTACCGGCCAAATCTGCTGGCATAATTCTTCATTCTTTAGTTGTAAAGTTAATGAAAATTTGGCAATGGCAACTATGAAACCCTTGCCTAAAAGGGCTTTGCATGCAAAGACAAAATTAAAATTCGACAGCCGCACTTCTATGCTGCTGTCGTTTGTGGCGAAAATGGTATGTAAAAATTACGTATTTTTAGATACTAAAATTAATATATTCGTAAGTAATATTATTGTTGGTAAGACTTGAGAAAAAAGAATGAAAGTAAAAAATATTACTAATAAATTACTGAAGCAAATTCACTCGAATTTTGCATCATCAACAACGTAATTTGATCCCCTTGGTACAATGTGGTGGAGATAACTAGATAGTTAGAATATGACCAAAAACTTGATTTTATGGGTGCTATGATTTTTTGGCTGAAGATATTTGCTGTGGAGTGCATAAAGTATCTGCGATTATCTGCGATCGCACCTTCAGCCAGTAACTGAGTAAGGATAATCTCTAGCTTTTGGAATTTTTAATAAAAAAATAAGTATTTACGCCCTGCGTTGGTTTATAGTGACCGAGTGTGGTAAAAAGTTTCTGCACCTTCGGTTATGAGAAGTTACTGCCACGGAAAAGCTAACCAAGAGGCATGACAGGGTTGTTGCTAAATTGGCAAATAAATATTGCTTGCTTAACGGGTACAGATAAACATTAAACTTAAAATTCCAGCGACCGCATAACCTCTAGCTGAAAAATCAACCATCATGTCTAAGGTTCTCGTCTCCGATCCAATTGATCAAGCTGGGATCGATATTTTATCCCAGGTTGCCAACGTTGATGTTAAAACAGGTCTGAAACCAGAAGAACTAGTACAAATCATTGGTGAATACGATGCACTGATGATTCGTTCTGGTACTCGCGTCACGAAAGAAATCATTGAAGCTGGTACACAGCTAAAAATTATCGGACGTGCGGGTGTGGGTGTGGATAATGTAGATGTTCCCGCCGCTACCCGTCAAGGAATTGTAGTCGTCAACTCTCCAGAAGGAAACACGATCGCCGCTGCCGAACATGCGATCGCCATGATGTTGTCCTTATCTCGCCATATCCCCGATGCTAATGCTTCTGTAAAACGTGGTGAGTGGGATCGCAAAACCTTTATCGGAGCTGAAGTCTACAAAAAAACTCTGGGTATTGTCGGCTTAGGTAAAATAGGCTCCCATGTTGCCGCTGTCGGCAAGGCAATGGGAATGAAATTACTTGCTTACGATCCCTTTATCTCGACAGAACGAGCTGAACAGATTGGCTGTCAACTGGTGGATCTGGATTTATTAGCGCAGCAAGCAGACTACATCACGCTGCACATCCCTAAAACTCCAGAAACTACTCACCTCATTAATGCCAAAATGTTGGCAAAAATGAAACCCACTACCCGGATTGTCAATTGTGCTCGCGGTGGCATCATTGATGAAGAAGCTTTAGCTGCCGCTATCAAAGAAGGTAAAATTGCCGGCGCTGCCCTAGATGTGTTTGAATCAGAACCACTAGGAGAATCTCCCTTAAAGTCTTTGGGTAAAGAAGTTATCCTGACTCCCCACTTGGGCGCTTCAACAACCGAGGCACAAGTGAATGTAGCAATTGATGTTGCCGAACAAATTCGGGATGTGCTATTGGGATTACCAGCGCGATCGGCTGTCAACATTCCTGGACTAGGCCCTGATGTCTTGGAAGAACTCAAACCTTATATGCAGCTGGCGGAAACCTTGGGTAATCTAGTTGGACAACTGGCTGGCGGTAGGGTGCAATTACTCAACGTCAGACTGCAAGGTGAAATAGCAACCAACAAAAGTCAGCCCTTGGTAGTAGCGTCCCTGAAAGGACTACTTTACCAAGCATTGCGAGAACGGGTAAATTACGTAAATGCCA
It encodes:
- a CDS encoding type II toxin-antitoxin system HicB family antitoxin yields the protein MKLRVILEPSDKGGYTIYVPSLPGCISEGEDIDEALANIQEAIELYLEPVEHEVSSKEGIIVRELVL
- the purU gene encoding formyltetrahydrofolate deformylase gives rise to the protein MTSPTATLLISCPDQRGLVAKFANFIYSNGGNIIHADQHTDFASGLFLTRLEWQLEGFNLPRELIAPAFNAIAKPLSAKWELHFSDTVPRIAIWVSKQEHCLLDLIWRHRAKEFAAEIPLMIGNHPHLKEVAEQFDIDYHHIPINKDNKPEQEAKQLELLRQYNIDLVVLAKYMQILSTDFIAKFPQVINIHHSFLPAFVGANPYHQAFERGVKIIGATAHYANSDLDAGPIIEQDVVRVSHRDKVEDLIRKGKDLERVVLARAVRLHLQNRVLVYGNRTVVFE
- a CDS encoding GNAT family N-acetyltransferase codes for the protein MSRLEIRKDDLTGKKIADFLREHLEEMYEITPPESVHALDLEALRSPDITFWSAWEGSELLGCGALKELDSRSGEVKSMRTAKAHRRRGVASKILEHIITQAERRAYDCLNLETGALPEFAPARALYIRYGFEYRGPFAEYIDDPNSVFMMKKL
- a CDS encoding EamA family transporter; translated protein: MLRLSAGVLILIIWVSLDFLQKLGKEQRDRATGYWQSSRVILAIFFAAFCGTYLGIWLQQVALKLTTAGVASTLLQTSPVFIIPIAIWLGEKVTWRAIAGVIMAIAGIGMLFYLK
- a CDS encoding ABC transporter permease encodes the protein MLPKRNPPSVLVQLLDLFLMELTNWRWSWRILALNSAIAPMLGIIALGSFAQGSQQPNLAYILTGNLVMALMFGNLNNIASRFSYMRFAGTLEYYATLPISRTALIIASVLAFFLLSLPSLLVNIIFGIFFLKIPLILNPLILLIIPLCVLPLAGLGALIGANARTPQESDSLSLLVTMGMLFIGSVLIPENRLPNFLLGLGKLSPATYAASALRQTLIGPVTGQVVIDVAGLLGFTLLVFWLVGRRLDWRQR
- a CDS encoding ABC transporter ATP-binding protein — translated: MIVYDIQGLVKTYPGQTEPANKNITLQIYQGEIFGILGDNGAGKSTLVRQMVNLLTSDSGAIALFGKSIVTDPHLVQMNIGYMPQESGSLNNLTVGEALYFTAHLRGMSRIDARKECNALLDLWQIRELCHQPSSRLSGGQRRLLRLAVAMAGSPPVLILDEPTNDLDPQRRKLVWDILRHINQEQGTTIILITHDAIEAEKAIQRVGIMRAGELVAVGRPSELKQQVDRMLRLELFFSPKIPPSLPPGLATIPLEPGHWRVLLEWNQVTPTLNYLNLDMVDDFRLHSATLEDLYLHYATKA
- a CDS encoding DUF1996 domain-containing protein gives rise to the protein MANTLGTNLKVSVAKKSWKFFYQFALSLILILLLGFFESSKLVAASGSGEFNVRPTDAQTATPGDGVGAFRTVCDPSHMNNDDAILFPNQPGKSHLHVYFGNTLADASSTYESLRSSGNSTCFGGIANRSAYWVPAVLDKQGEPIQPAQSHFYYKSGYFGVSASQINKIPDGLRMIAGNAKATGPQNTEHVHWGCWNQYIGNLDSIPDSKCQVGDFVKMGIDFPQCWDGKNLDSADHKSHVVYPVDNACPSTHPVAIPTITMNILYSVPPDGDTSGWRLSSDTYGTDQPGGYSMHADWFDGWDPEIKETWTDSCVKQGIDCHSNLLGDGREMF
- a CDS encoding phosphomannose isomerase type II C-terminal cupin domain yields the protein MTQNENNAQSKVNQSSLYSVTRYWGKVEVIEKGSNYSINRIEIKPKHGIKPQIHYHRSEHWVIVSGTAKVICGNSEILLTRNESTFVPPATLHRVENPGFIPLIILEIQNGEYLGEDDTERPLDLTLV